One Herbaspirillum rubrisubalbicans genomic window carries:
- a CDS encoding MATE family efflux transporter — MTKELPALSSRHHVGRIARLAWPLLIGQLAIIANGVIDTVMVSRFSALDLGALALGVSIYISVFVGLSGVLQALQPTIGQLFGAGRLDEIGNEVKQGMWLAVLLSIVGSLVLMFAPLLLAFAKASPELVGKATLYLRIEALALPATLLFRVYSSLNTAMARPKMVMALQVGGLALKLPLNALLIFGGLGLPAFGGPGCAIATTVIAWLMMLAAWLLVARLPLYRPLKLFGTGFVAPSWKIQRNLLLLGIPIGMSYFIEVTAFTLMAVFIARLGAVPVAGHQIAGNVGTVLYMLPLSIASATSTLVAQAIGGANMAEARKIGRAGIRLAVSLSAVMGVIVWFMRVHIIHAYTPDPVILGAALPLFLYIAFYQLFDSMQVTTAFVLRAYKVAVVPTVIYAVTLWGVGLGGGYVLGLDPLGMAPAALHGPVGFWAANSVSLGLVAVGLLAYLRVIQQRAARGELNV, encoded by the coding sequence GTGACAAAAGAACTGCCCGCCCTCTCCTCCCGCCACCACGTCGGCCGCATAGCGCGGCTGGCCTGGCCGCTGTTGATCGGCCAACTGGCCATCATCGCCAATGGCGTCATCGATACCGTGATGGTCTCGCGCTTCTCGGCGCTGGACCTGGGGGCGCTAGCGTTGGGCGTGTCGATCTACATCAGCGTCTTCGTGGGATTGTCGGGCGTGCTGCAGGCATTGCAGCCGACCATCGGTCAACTGTTCGGCGCCGGACGCCTGGATGAGATTGGCAACGAGGTCAAGCAGGGCATGTGGCTGGCCGTGCTGCTGTCCATCGTCGGGTCGCTGGTGCTGATGTTCGCCCCGCTTTTGCTCGCCTTTGCCAAGGCCTCGCCGGAACTGGTGGGCAAGGCCACGCTGTATCTGCGCATCGAAGCACTGGCCCTGCCGGCGACGCTATTGTTCCGCGTCTATTCATCGCTCAATACAGCCATGGCGCGCCCCAAGATGGTCATGGCGCTGCAGGTTGGCGGATTGGCACTCAAGCTGCCCCTGAATGCCCTGCTGATCTTTGGTGGCCTGGGCTTGCCTGCCTTCGGCGGTCCTGGCTGCGCCATTGCCACCACCGTCATCGCCTGGCTGATGATGCTGGCCGCCTGGCTACTGGTGGCACGCCTGCCGCTGTATCGTCCGCTCAAGCTGTTCGGCACCGGTTTCGTGGCTCCCTCGTGGAAGATCCAGCGCAACCTGTTGCTGCTGGGCATTCCGATTGGCATGTCCTACTTCATCGAGGTCACCGCCTTCACGCTCATGGCCGTCTTTATCGCTCGCCTGGGTGCGGTACCGGTGGCCGGGCACCAGATTGCCGGCAATGTCGGTACCGTGCTCTACATGCTGCCGCTGTCCATCGCCAGCGCTACCAGCACCCTGGTGGCGCAAGCCATTGGCGGGGCCAACATGGCCGAAGCCAGGAAGATCGGCCGCGCCGGAATCCGGCTGGCGGTGTCGCTGTCGGCGGTGATGGGCGTGATCGTGTGGTTCATGCGCGTACACATCATTCATGCCTACACGCCCGATCCAGTCATTCTCGGTGCCGCACTGCCGCTGTTCCTCTACATCGCCTTCTACCAGCTCTTCGATTCGATGCAGGTGACCACCGCCTTCGTGCTGCGTGCCTACAAGGTCGCGGTGGTGCCCACCGTGATCTACGCAGTCACGTTGTGGGGTGTGGGGCTGGGTGGCGGCTATGTGCTTGGTCTGGATCCGCTGGGCATGGCACCGGCCGCCCTGCACGGCCCGGTCGGATTCTGGGCAGCCAATAGCGTCAGCCTCGGGCTGGTGGCGGTGGGCCTGCTGGCCTATCTGCGCGTGATCCAGCAACGTGCAGCGCGCGGCGAACTCAACGTTTGA